From the Alkalibacter saccharofermentans DSM 14828 genome, the window GAGGAAATAAAAAACCTCAACAATACTTATAGAAACAAGGACAGCATAACTGACGTCCTGTCATTTCCCATGTATGAAGATGATGACTTGGAGCCTGTGTTGTTGGGAGACATCATAATATGCATGCAAAGAGCGGCGGAACAGGCTGGTAGCTATGGCCATGGCTTGGAACGTGAGATGTGTTACCTTACTGCTCATGGAATGCTTCATCTGCTGGGCTACGATCATATGGGATCTGAGGAAAAGACCGAGATGAGAAGTAAAGAAAAAAAAATTATGGAAAAACTTAATCTGCAAAGGTGATCATATGAAAGCATTGTTTAGAAGCTTCAAGTATGCTTTTGAGGGGATATTCTACTGTTTGAAAACCCAGAGAAACATGCGCATACATTTTATTTTTGCTGCGGGGGTAACCTTGGCAGGGGTATATTTTAAAATTGAGATGACAGAGTGGTTAGCGCTGTTCATAACATTTAGCTTGGTAATAACAAGCGAGATGTTCAATACAGCTATTGAAAAGGCTGTGGATCTGTCAACCATGGAATACGATGAAAGGGCTAAGGTCGCAAAAGATGTCGCTGCAGGGGCAGTTCTCCTAAATGCAGTGGTGGCGGTTTTCGTAGGGGTCTTCGTGTTTTGGGGTAGGCTATGGGAAGAGGTCATAAGATGGATGAACTAAAAAAATATCAAAAGCTGGTAAGCATCGCACATGAGAGCCTGAAGGAAGCATATGCTCCCTATTCAGATTTTAAAGTAGGGGCAGCGGTAATCATGGAAGACGGAAAGATCTATGGTGGCTGCAACGTAGAAAATGCATCCTTCGGTGCTTCCAACTGTGCAGAAAGGACTGCCATATTTAAGGGTGTTTCAGAAGGTAACAGGAAGATAGAAGCGATTGCCATAGTAGGATCAAATGGCGAAAAAACATTTCCCTGCGGGATATGCAGGCAGGTAATAAATGAATTCAGCAAGGATGCAAAAATAATATTGACAAATTCTAATAAGGAAATAGAAGTCTTTACGTTAGAAGAATTGCTGCCTCATGGCTTTTCAAAACAAGACTTTTTGGAGGAATGAAAAATGAGCTTTAAATCGGGTTTTATAAGCATAGTGGGAAGGCCAAATGTAGGCAAATCCACTCTTTTGAACAATATTTTAGGAGAGAAAATGGTGATTATCTCATCAAAGCCTCAGACTACTAGAAATGTAATAAGATGCGTTCATACCACAGAGAAATATCAAATGATTTTTTTAGACACACCTGGAATTCACAAGCCGAAGAACAGGCTGGGAAACATCATGGTGGATGGAGCCGCATCTGCAATGAAGGACGTGGATGTGATCTTGTTTTTGATGGATGACATGAAATCACCAGGACCGGGTGACAGATTCATTCTTGACGCGCTAAAGGACGTAAATATTCCTAGGATATTGGTAATAAACAAAATAGACACCGTAAAAAGGGAAGATATTCTAGAGAAGATAGACATCATGAAGGAATACGAATTTTTTGAAGAAATTGTTCCCATCAGCGCATCCACTGGAGAAAATGTGGATAGGCTGGTGGAAATCATGGAGAGATATCTTCCTGAAGGACCGATGTATTTTCCTGAAGATACCATAACAGAACAGCCGGAAAAGGTAATAGTAGCAGAAATGATAAGAGAAAAGGCCCTGATATCCCTAGATGAGGAGATACCTCATGGTATCGCGGTAGAAATCATGTCTATGAAGGAAAGAAAAAATTCTGATATTATGGATATAGAGGCTACTATATACACAGAGAAAAAGTCCCACAAAGGGATAATTATAGGCAAGGGCGGAGCGATGCTTAAAAAGATCGGAACAATGGCCAGACGTGATATAGAAAACCTTCTGGGGATTCGGGTGAATCTTCAGTTATGGGTTAAGGTGAAGAAGGACTGGCGAGACAAAGATTTTGATTTAAAAAGCTTTGGATATGGTCAGGATAAAAACAGGTAAGCTCCATGTCTATGGAAAAGGCGGCCGGATTGGTCATTAAGTCGGTAAACTATGGAGAAAACGACAAGATCATAACCTTGTTTACAAAAGAATCAGGGAAAATAACCGCCATAGCAAAGGGAGCTAGGAATCCTAAAAGTGCCTACGTAGGGGTAACTCAGCTTTTTAGCTACTGCAACTTTGTCTATTATACGGGAAGAAACTTTGCATACTTAAACCAAGCAGAGCTTATTGAGTCGTTTCACAAACTAAGAAACGATCTAGATAAGCTTTCAAAAGGTGCGTATATGGCAGAGGCGTTAAATCAGGCATACGAAGAGTACGAATCAGATGAAAGCGCGCTTAGGTTGATACTAAACCTCCTGTATTTCATGAATGAAGGCTTGGTCCAAAGTGATGAGGTTATCCTGCTTGCGTTTCAAATTAAGCTTCTGGGATATTTGGGATTTGCACCTAATTTAAAAAAATGTCAGATATGTTCCAAAGACG encodes:
- the ybeY gene encoding rRNA maturation RNase YbeY, with translation MEIYIDNRSKGDLSGEMIGMIEETVNKAIEVEGFKLDFEVSISIVDEEEIKNLNNTYRNKDSITDVLSFPMYEDDDLEPVLLGDIIICMQRAAEQAGSYGHGLEREMCYLTAHGMLHLLGYDHMGSEEKTEMRSKEKKIMEKLNLQR
- a CDS encoding diacylglycerol kinase family protein, which gives rise to MKALFRSFKYAFEGIFYCLKTQRNMRIHFIFAAGVTLAGVYFKIEMTEWLALFITFSLVITSEMFNTAIEKAVDLSTMEYDERAKVAKDVAAGAVLLNAVVAVFVGVFVFWGRLWEEVIRWMN
- a CDS encoding cytidine deaminase, coding for MDELKKYQKLVSIAHESLKEAYAPYSDFKVGAAVIMEDGKIYGGCNVENASFGASNCAERTAIFKGVSEGNRKIEAIAIVGSNGEKTFPCGICRQVINEFSKDAKIILTNSNKEIEVFTLEELLPHGFSKQDFLEE
- the era gene encoding GTPase Era, with protein sequence MSFKSGFISIVGRPNVGKSTLLNNILGEKMVIISSKPQTTRNVIRCVHTTEKYQMIFLDTPGIHKPKNRLGNIMVDGAASAMKDVDVILFLMDDMKSPGPGDRFILDALKDVNIPRILVINKIDTVKREDILEKIDIMKEYEFFEEIVPISASTGENVDRLVEIMERYLPEGPMYFPEDTITEQPEKVIVAEMIREKALISLDEEIPHGIAVEIMSMKERKNSDIMDIEATIYTEKKSHKGIIIGKGGAMLKKIGTMARRDIENLLGIRVNLQLWVKVKKDWRDKDFDLKSFGYGQDKNR
- the recO gene encoding DNA repair protein RecO, with the protein product MSMEKAAGLVIKSVNYGENDKIITLFTKESGKITAIAKGARNPKSAYVGVTQLFSYCNFVYYTGRNFAYLNQAELIESFHKLRNDLDKLSKGAYMAEALNQAYEEYESDESALRLILNLLYFMNEGLVQSDEVILLAFQIKLLGYLGFAPNLKKCQICSKDDSGWWFSWDLGGLVCQDCSKSNRQKSKITDEDAEFLRYLQDTPISGLKKTGLYPKELMHLAVILNKTLECHTGKRNRSFEFLLNNN